Below is a genomic region from Raphanus sativus cultivar WK10039 chromosome 4, ASM80110v3, whole genome shotgun sequence.
GTTACAGATACTTCTTAACCATTGTAGATGACCACACTCGAGTAACATGGATATATCTTCTACGTACAAAAGATGAGGTTCTGAAAGTGTTCTCGGAGTTTATTCAAATGGTTGAAACACAGTACAAGGCCTCTGTTAAAGCAGTAAGATCAGATAATGCACCAGAGCTGAGATTTGCTGCGCTCTACAAGAAGAAAGGGATCGTCTCCTTTCACTCATGTCCAGAAACTCCAGAGCAAAACTCAGTGGTTGAAAGGAAGCACCAACACATCTTAAACGTTGCGCGTGCCCTTATGTTTCAGTCACATCTATCTCTGCAGTATTGGGGTGACTATGTTCTTACTGCAGTCTTCATAATCAATCGTCTACCTACTCCTCTACTCAATGATAAATCACCATATGAGATGCTAACGGCGAAGAAAGTTGATTATGAAGGTCTCAAAGTCTTCGGTTGTCTTGCTTATTGTTCAACCTCTTCAAAGAACAGAAACAAGTTTCAACCAAGATCAAAACCATGTGTTTTTCTTGGCTATCCTGCTGGCTACAAAGGATACAAACTTCTAGACATGGAAACTCACAGTGTCCACATCTCTAGACACGTTGTTTTTCATGAACAGATATTCCCTTATGCTAAGGATAAAGCTGAGATATATgaagatatattttcttctcCAGAGGTCTCCGGTGAATCTTCTGCTACTAATAATGAATCACCTGATATGATGAATGATGATTCATTACCAGAAGAACAAGCCACTCCGAAGATCTCTAAAGCTGAAGCAAAGAGGATATCTAAGCTTCCGGCACATCTTAAGGATTACTACTGCAACATTGCAGAGTGTGATACTGAGATCCCATATCCGATGTCTAGTTACATGTCTCTTGAGAGCTTATCTGATGAGTACAAGAACTACATCTGTGCCGTTGCCATGTATCCAGAACCTACAAACTTCGCTCAAGCTAAACGATTTGATGAGTGGTTGAACGCTATGAACGAAGAGCTAAAGGCATTGGAGAGCAATGATACATGGACCGTGTGCTCTCTTCCACCAGGGAAACATGCTATTGGATGCAAATGGGTTTACAAACTCAAATTCAATGCTGATGGAACCTTGGAGAGATATAAAGCACGGTTGGTAGCTAAAGGCTACACTCAACAAGAAGGAATTGATTTTGCTGACACCTTCTCACCAGTTGCCAAGATGACGACAGTTAAAACCTTGTTGTCTGTCTCAGCTGCAAAGAACTGGAGCTTGACTCAACTGGATATCTCGAATGCTTTTCTAAATGGGGAGCTACATGAGGAGATATACATGACACTACCTCTGGGATATACACCAAAAGAGGGGGAAAGTCTTCCTCCAAATGCAGTCTGCAAGCTTCGAAAATCACTGTATGGTCTTAAACAAGCATCCAGACAGTGGTTCTTGAAGTTCAGAGAAACTCTCCTCCAGCTGAATTTTCATCAGTCTAACTctgatcacactctgttcaTCCGTAATATCAATGGTGTCTACACAGCGGTGCTCGTTTATGTGGACGACATAATCATTGCTAGTAACAATGATAGTGACGTCGATCAGCTGAAGATAAATCTGAGCAATGCTTTCAAGCTCAGAGACCTCGGTCCTCTAAAGTACTTTCTCGGTCTTGAGATTGCTCGCTCCAGCGAAGGCATCTCAGTCTGTCAGAGAAAGTATACTCTTGGACTGCTGGAAGAATCAGGCTTGTTAGCTTGTAAACCTTCTCAAATCCCTATGGATCCAAACGCAAAGTTGTGTCTTAACTCTGCAGAACCGATTCTTGATGATCCTGCAGCTTATAGACGAATGGTTGGAAGACTAATGTACTTGACAATAACGCGACCTCATATCACTTTCGCGGTCAACAAGTTATGTCAATACACTTCAGCTCCGAAGAACTCACACCTTCAAGCAGCTCTGAAAGTTCTCCGTTACTTGAAAGGCACGGTTGGTTATGGACTGTTCTATTCTGTTGAGTGTGATCTAGTTCTTCAAGCATTCACGGATGCTGATTGGGCATCTTGTCCAGACTCGAGGCGTTCCACTTCGGGTTACTGTATGTTCTTGGGAAAGGCATTGATCTCTTGGAAGTCTAAGAAGCAGCAGACTGTCTCACATTGTTCAGCAGAATCAGAGTATAGAGCTATGGAATACGGTTCTCGAGAGGTCATCTGGCTACGAAATCTCTTGAGTGATCTTCAAGCACCTCAACGCGGTCCGATTGCTTTCTTCTGTGACTCTACTGCTGCTATCCACATTGCCACCAATCCCGTTTTCCATGAGCGTACCAAACATATCGAGATGGATTGTCATCAAGTTCGAGAACGCGTCTTGCTTGGATTCATCAAGCTTCTTCACGTTCGTACGAACAATCAAGTTGCTGACATTTTTACAAAAGCTTTGTTTTCACCTCAGTTTTATTCTCTTGTGGGCAAGATGGCTTTGAAATCTATATACTTGCCATCTTGAGGGGGAATAATAGAGTAAATAGGAGAATGGTTCATTTCGGTTTAATTGTAACGGTATTACGCATGTGTAAACCGGGTGTTAACCAGCTCTCTATATAAACAGAGCATTGTACTCTGTTTTCGAGTAACAGAAATAACAAACTTTCAGttacatcttcttcttcgttaaACTCTATCAAAAACTCTAATGGTAGTAAACGGGTTGAAGCTAGAGATCTTTGTGAACGCAGAAATAGTAACCATCTTCTGTCTCTGGTCATGAATGCATTTCATTAGGATTTCATCCTTTATCATATCTGTAAACTATAGGAAGACGAGTAGACCTGAATAAATTGGGCCATTGACTGGGGCAAAGAAGAAAAGGTCAATTCTTCATTTCCGTTCCCTTTATAGATTACTTGTTAGTAAGTTATGGAACTGTTATGAACTGAGATGTATATTGATTAGTATCCTCCCAACCGCCCTCTCTTAATCTCCACACACGGAGTTAAGCCATTTACAATTCAATCGATGATCTGTTATTTTCACTCTTGAGTCCTTTTATAGTCTAAGGCTCAAGTACAAACAACTGTAACAAACTGTAACAAACTCTTCTTTAATACGTAACTGCCAATCCTCTTCTTTAATCACGTGTAGCTCCCTGCTCCTCACGTGCAGCTTCCCTCTCCacttctctcttccttcttgTTGTATATACTCTCCATGGCATATCAATACCCCCCTTTCGCAGACCGAGCTTGCCCTCAAGCTCGAATGAAGGAAACTGAGCCTTAAAGTCTCTCATCCTCATCCAAGAAGTCTCATGTGATGGTAAATTCTTCCACTGCACCAGCACCTCCAAATGTCCATCACCACTGTAACGAGTATTCACGAGCTCCATCGGTTCCACAAGTAACTCATCTTCCTCCGATAACGCCGGTGATAACGGTGTTACAGACTCACCGCTGCCAACCACTGGTTTCAATTGAGAAACGTGAAAAACAGGATGAATTTTGGAATTCTCCGGTAGACGAAGACGATAAGCCACCTTCCCAATCCTTTCCAGCACTTCGTAAGGACCATAGTACCTCGCTGCTAGCTTCTGACAAATTCTCCTTTGAACCGACTGTTGTCTATAAGGTCTGAGCTTCAAGTAAACCATCGTACCCACCTCAAACTCCAAATCACGCCTATGCTTATTAGCATTGTTCTTCATAATCTCTTGTGCGCGTAACAACTGCTGCTTCACATCATCCAACAACGCATCTCTTTCTTTTAGCATCACTTCCAGTTCAAAGTTTTGTGTCGAGCCATCTTCAAAACGTAACAGAGATGGTGGATCACGCCCATAGACCAACTTAAAAGGAGAGCATTGCGTCGCTGTATGATACGACGTGTTGTACCAGAGCTCCGCCCACATTAAGTACGTGGCCCATGTCTTCGGATGACTCGATGCAAAGCATCTCAAATACGTTTCCAAGCATCGATTGAGAACCTCAGTCTGACCATCCGACTGTGGGTGAAACGCAGTACTGAAACGTAGCTTGGTTCCTGAAGCTTTGAAACACTCGCGCCAAAAGTTACTCAAAAACACCTTATCACGGTCTGAGATTATAGACTTAGGATAGCCATGAAGTCTCACAACCTCTGATAGGAACTTACTAGCCACTTCAGTCGCGGTGAATGGATGTTTCAGAGTCACAAAATGACTATATTTGCTCAACCGATCCACAATAACCAGTATCACATTCACTCCTCTTGAAACTTGCAACCCTTCCACAAAATCCATTGAGATGTCTTCCCAAATTCTTGTCGGTAGCTCAATAGGCTGTAAGAGACCCGCATGCGATAAGGTTGAGTATTTGTGAGTCTGACACACTTCACAAGCTGCCACAAACTCACTGATCTGCTTACGCATCTGAGGCCAGTAAAAATTTTCCATGATACGCTTCCAAGTACGTAGCACACCCGAGTGACCTCCCAATAACCCAACGTGACACTCATGCAAGATAAGAGGAATGTATTGCGATGTCTTTGGCAACACCAAGCTGCCTTTGTATAGGAGACGGCCCCGACATATTGAAAATCCAGCTTTGATTGATTCTCCTGAAGACAACTTCATAATCAACTCCTGTATCTCCTGATTATCATCAATCTCCGCGTAGATATCTTTCATTTGCAGAGTCGAAGGAATCGTCAAAGCACAAATCTGAGCCTGAACCTCCTCCGATGAATACTGCACAATCCGAGACAAGCCATCTGCGACCTTATTCTCTGCTCCCACTTTATACTCGATATCGAAATCATACCCCAAAATCCTCGTCAACCAACGTTGATAATCCATCGTCACCTCCCTTTGATCCAATAAGTACTTCAAACTCTGCTGATCAGTTCTGACCAAAAACTTTCTACCCAACAAGTAATGCCTCCACTTCTGAATTGCCATGACAATAGCCATTAACTCCCTCTCATAAATTGGCTTAAGCTGTTCTTTTGGAGTCAACGCATGACTGAAATATGCAATCGGGTGTTTTCCTTGCATCAAAACTGCCCCAAGACCAAAACCCGAAGCATCAGATTCAATCACGAACAATTGAGTGAAGTCCGGCAAAGCTAAGACTGGCGTAGTAGTCATCGCTGTTTTGAGCTTCTCGAAAGCCGTCTGAGTTGCCGTAACCCACAAGAAATGCTCCTTCTTTAACAACTCAGTGAGTGGTTTGGCTAACATCCCATACGACTGAACGAACCTCCGGTAGTAACCTGTCAAGCCCAAGAACCCTCGCAAATCCTTCACCGTTCGAGGAGTTGGCCACTTGGTTACTGCTTCAATCTTCTTTGGATCAGTCGATACTCCCTTCTCAGAGATCACATGACCCAAGTATTCAACACTTCGCTGACCAAACTCACACTTCTTTCTATTCGCATAAAGCGAATGCTCCTCAAACACCTTCAAGACAATTTCCAAGTGAACTAGATGTTCTTCCAAAGTAGCGCTATACACCAGAATATCATCAAAAAATACGAGCACGAACTTCCTCAAATACGGCTGAAACACTTCATTTATCAGCGCTTGAAATGTTGTCGGAGCATTGGTGAGACCAAAAGGCATCACCAGAAACTCATAATGGCCTTCATGAGTACGAAAAGCAGTCTTCTCAACATCATCTGCCTTCATtctaatttgatgatatcctgaTCTCAAATCTAGTTTTGAAAAATACCGAGATCCATGAAGCTCATCCAATAACTGATCAATGATCGGAATTGGATATTTATCAGGTACTGTGGCTCTATTAAGCGCCCTGTAATCCACACAAAATCTCCAAGAattatccttcttcttcactaGCAACACTGGACTTGAATACGGACTATGGCTTGGTCGTATCGAACCCTTCTCCAACATCTCCTTAACGCTCTGCTCCATTACATCCTTATGAATCTGTGGGTATCGATACGGTCTGACACTCACTGGACCAAGCCCTGGTTGCAGCGTTATCCCATGCTCCCTCCCACGAATTGGTGGTAACTCCGTCGGTTCTTTGAACACATGATCATACGCTTGCAATACTTCTTGAATCTTCCCATTTACTTCAAGTTGAGCAACGCTGGATTTCACTGATTTTATCTTCAAATGCAGAGTAGGATCACCACACAACTTAACCCTCCGTCCCTGATACCAAAACTCATACTCATGGCGCTCCCAATCAATCTCACATTTACCCAGAGTTCTCAGCCACTGCATTCCCATAATGACATCGACATCTCCCAAATCCAACACAATGAAATCAGCTACAAACTTTACTCCTTGTAACAGAATCTCAACTCCACGACATACTCCATTTCCTTGAACTGATACTCCAGTTCCCAACAAGATTTCCAGACCTCCAAACGTTTCAATCTGTAGTTTCGCTTGCTGAACTGCCTTTGGAGATATGAAATTGTGTGTTGCACCACTGTCAAGCATCACCACCATTGTTAACTTCTTCAACAACCCTCTCATCTTCGTTGTCGTTGGTGAAGAGTGCCCGAGAAAAGAATTCAAAGATAGCTTTTTCAACTGCGGTACCCAAACTATCTCAtcatcttctgcttcttgcatTTCTTGATCCAATAGTGCCATATCAAACCCATCAATTACTGTCAAGACTTGTAACGAAGCATTGGGACACACATGTTGCCTTGACCATTTGGCATCGCAAGTATAGCACAAACCCAAACGTCGCTTCTCTGCAATTTGAGCTTCAGAAAGGCGAAGTTGAGGACGTGACTTCACCGGTGGCTTCCACTGCTTAACTGGTGCTACTGTCTGTGTCGCCGACTGAGTTGCAGGCTTCCAACCCGCATTAGTGTTAAAGTTGGAGTAAGACTTGCTTGTATTCTCAGGAGGTCGCACCGTTGCCACAttcttgttcttcatttctttcTGAATCACACTGAACAAAGAACTTGCTTCCATTTGATATGCTGTTGAGATCATATCTGGCAAGTCAACAGGCTTACACATCGTCACCACCTCCCTCATCTCAGGTGACAATCCATTCATGAAAATCCCTTCCTTCTGCGTATCAGTGATGCCAACAACTTGCGTTGATAGATCTTCGAACTTGTGTATGTATTCAGCAATAGTTCCGGTCTGTTGAACGGCAAAGAAAGGTTGACTGGGATCGCGAAGCTTCACTCTGCTAAAACGCTCAATCAATCTGTTCTTGAAATCACACCAGCTAGTAAACTGCTTGCGCATCACTTCACTATTGAACCAGCTCAACACATCCCCACTCAAACTGACGGACACCAATTCTATCTTCATCAGCTCGCCATAACCTCCAATTCGAAAGAATCGCTCTGCCAAAGCGATCCATCCGTACACATCCTCGCCGGAGAAGATCGGTAGCTCAACTTTCTTAATGAAACTGTCGCGATCATCCAGCATCGGAAATCTAACCGTATCGTGACTTTCCCTAAAGCTACGGCCCGGTTCCGTGTTAGTGAGTCGTACCTGAGGCTCTTGTGGAAGATCGACTGGATTCGGATGAAGAATCACCTCCTCCATTGGTCGTTTATCAAGCTTCCGTAGAATCGCCTCAAACTTCAGATCGAGTCGTTGCTCCAGCTCCGTCATCGATGACCTAATCTCATCGATACTTCCCCTCAGCTGAGTACTCGTCTCTCTCTGCTCTGCGACTTGCGCCAAAAGCGATTCCAAGTTCCCCGAAGATTGCGTCGGTCTCGTCATCGTTATCGATCGCGATTGCTCGATCCAGATCGCTCACTCGCACCAATTTGTTATGAACTGAGATGTATATTGATTAGTATCCTCCCAACCGCCCTCTCTTAATCTCCACACACGGAGTTAAGCCATTTACAATTCAATCGATGATCTGTTATTTTCACTCTTGAATCCTTTTATAGTCTAAGGCTCAAGTACAAACAACTGTAACAAACTGTAACAAACTCTTCTTTAATACGTAACTGCCAATCATCTTCTTTAATCACGTGTAGCTCCCTGCTCCTCACGTGCAGCTTCCCTCTCCacttctctcttccttcttgTTGTATATACTCTCCATGGCATATCAGGAACTTGTGTCCTTCGCTTCCAGGATTATGATCCATCCGAAGAAAATCCAGGAACTGCTCCAGTTAGTGTCAGTGAACCTGAAACTCAAATAATGCGGAAGCTAGCTATGTCATTTGATCCTTCCATGTGGATAAACGTGCATTCTGGAACGAAAGTGATGTTTTCTGTTTTGGTTTAGTGTTATTGTGTAGACATCCCATGTTTTCAGCATGATAATAAAGAAGATGGATTCAATGGATGACTACAGCCTCTTATTTCAGGCTCTATTTATGCCACATGAGTTATGACCACAATAACACAACCCTGGAATGTTTTATGAATACCTTCAGAAAACCTTTCAAATTAAGTGTTGTTTGAGACTcatttcaaaagttttgatatcTCCTTTAGACAGTAATTTTTGCTCGTTTTGGTCAATTTTCTTGACTTCAGGTACCTGGCACATGGTACAGCTACAGATTATATCTATGATGCTGTAAGAACACCAATGGCTAATGCAGGAGACTAAGACCTACTTCAAACTCTTCTTGCTGTCCTCAGTACTTTTGATGTTCATGTTCTGTTCCTGAATCGCCAAGAGCAAGTATGGTAGAAACACCATATCACTCGTTCAAAGAAACTATTGGAAAAGCTGTCACTTAATTAACCCTTGTAACTTAGTAATTTTATTGGTTTGCGAAACTTGTATTGCTAATTTACTTGCTGCAGTTTAGGAATGTTGCCACATAAAAAGCTGACAATTCTTTTGACTCGAGATTGATTAATGGAGATTTGGTTTTGAAGTTTCAACATATCCCATCTAATTTAAGTCTACGtaacagttatatatttatacagttTGAATCTTTACATAGACAGAGAATTGTGAGGATTTGTTCGAAAGACTTTCTCTGTGTGGTTTGTGACGTTACATACTGACCTTAGCTTGTGAGATATCATCTAACAACAGAAGCTCGATAGAATAAGTTTAGCAACTTCTATGTTTTTATGAGGCTCTTAACGTCTGCTTCATGTATCTTAGAGCGGAGCGTAACATGGATCTAGCTTTCCTATCTGGTTTGCAGCCTGACATGATCATCTCCTCGTAAACACCGGGTACCTGTTAAAAGCCTCGAAACGTCAATACTCCTACTTTCGGTGTAGTCTCTTGTCAAACCATAAGAGAAGATTCATTACCTTTTGGAACTTATCAACACGAATGAGAGCTTTCATGAGTGTTGTGTATGTCACCACGTCTGGATTTACGCCCTGCAATTGTTGTGTCATTAAAGTAGTTTCATCAAGATTGGTTTTTAGGCTAGACTCTAGAGAAGAAGTTGCTTACGTTTTCTTTCATGTACTGCAAAACGGCAAAGGCTTCGGCGTCTCTTCTATCCTCTCCAAAGGCATTGATGAGGGAATTGAGAGCCAGTAAACTTGGCTTCAGTCCATCTGATGTCATCACTCTAAACGCATTAACAGCTTGCTCCGATAAACCCTGGCACACAAGAGTCAAAGAAACTATCAGTCGATGACTCTTAAAGATTTTTCATGGATACTATTAACAGTTATCGATACCCTCTGTGCATAGGCATTGATAAGGGCATTGTACATTGTTGATGATGGTTTCAGCCCAACTGACTTCATCTCCTCCAAGCAATCTATTGCATCGTTAAACCTACCGGATTTGCCATAAACGTCGACGAGTGTTGTGTGTGTCACGACGTTAGGCAGTACTCCTTGGCTCTTCATCTTCCCCAACAATCTTTTCATATCATCCCATCTTTCTTGATCTCCATAACTGTTGATCATGATGTTATAGGTTGTGGCGCAAGGCAAGCACCCTCGCTTCTCCATTGCCTCAAACATCTCTTGTGCTACTATGTGCCGGCCGTGCTTGCAGTGGCAATCGATAAGCGTATTCCAAGTGACCCTATCAGGTTCGATTCCCTCGCTTAACATTCTATCAAAAGTCGTCATGGCATGATCAAGACAATTAAACTTTCCAAAGGTATCGATCACCACGTTGTAGAATTGTCTATCGGGCTTAACTCCGATGCTCTTCATCTCCTTGAGAACTTGAAATGTCTTCTGCCACTCGCCTCTGTCGCGATAACCGGCTAAGAGTCTGCTGAAAACAAAAGAATTAGGCTGAACATCACCAGCTTCCATCTCTTTCAACACAATCCTGGCGCTTTCCCATCTTCCAGCATTCACATAAGCATCAATGAGGAGACTGTACGTATGTTCGTCAGGCGAAACACCACTCTTCTCCATCTCCGAAACCATGGACTCCGCATCTCTTAGCGGTCCAGTCTTCACATATCCTCTAAGCAACGCATTGTAAGCCTTGGTTCTCGGCTTTATACCGCTTTGCCTCAGCTCCTCAAACAAAGCTTCAGCTTCTAAAGTCCTTCCCGAATTCGCCAATGCCGAGATAATAGAAACAAGAGTGGCGGTTTTGGCGCTCAAACCCGTAGACTGAGCCATGCCAAGAAGCTGCAAAGCCCGAGAGGGGTCACCAGACTTAGCAAAGCCCATGATGAGATCATTAACTAGCTGCACATCAAGCTCAAGCTTGTCATGTTTGATTTCTCGATAAAGGCTGTGCAAAAGAGCGGAATCAATCTTGTTGCTACGTGTCAAAGCCTGAATAACCAAACTGTAGTTAACAAAATCGGACTGGTAACCATCTTGACGCATCCTAGAAATGAGATTAAGAGCCTTATCGATGTCATTGTTCCGAGCACAAGCTCCAATCAGAGCATTGTATGTGAGAGGAGTTAAGGTTTGCTTCTGAGAAAGAAGAAAGGCCTCGTAGAGCTTCTCGGAACGGCCGAGCGCGTGTATGAGAATCGAGTAGAGAAGCTCATAAGAGAAGCAGAGATTGTGCTTTTCCAGCCAAGAGACGACGGCGTAAGCTAAACCGAGGGATGACCTCGATGAGCATAACGATTTTAGTAGTGAGTGCCAGTAGGGCGCCGGAACCGCCTTGTATGACTCGGCCAGCTCCAACTCCACCGGATCAAGCGTAACCGCCGGCGTTGGTTCCAAATTGACCGACTCCAAAACCAATTCGACTGGTCCGAATCTGGAGAGGAATTTTAGAAGCGGAGAGAAGTCAAAGCGGCGACGAACGACGGTGGAGAattcatcgtcttcttcttcttcactcgcGAAGTAagtagaagatgatgatgatgatgatgatgatgatgatgatgatgatggcgaACAAGAGGCGGTCGCAGAGAAGGCTGAAATGGGCGGTTGGAAGAAAGAGTGGTGGGGACGAGTGATGAAATAGAGGGAATGAAAACGGGATGAAACCAGAGGAGGTTGAATGAGAAGCATAgtcctcttctcttctccaacgaCGTGGTGTCGCGAGCGGAAAGGGTTTTTGATTGATTCTATCCTTTCTTCCTCGACCTGTTTTCGTTTGTGGTTTGGAGCTAGTGTGTACGTGTCACTGCAACTACTAGTATCATATTGTCTCAGTTTTTACTCTTTTTGAGGCTTTGATCGCTTCATAAAAGCACTAGATTTTAAACTCACCACGCTGTTTTGCTAATttcatttagtttttaataacttttaacTATCAGTTATAATTGACAAGGATTGGTCCGGATTACGGccgaaatttttatttaaattttaattatatatttgtatattattttgatatatataaatattataatctatctatatatctatactattatttgtcatttttccataattttagctaattttactgatttgtcatatttttattagtttttagattaaatcatcaatttattaatttagaaaatagatttatttcgaaatttctaattaatttattaaattaaatattaaaaatattttaaaatttctaattggAGTTATTATAacatttatgaagtgattttgcttatttgtcactatctccataattttagctaattttgctgatttgtcatatttttattaatttttagattaaatcatcaatttattaatttagaaaatagatatatttagaaatttctaattaatttattaatttaaatattataaatatttcacAATTTCTAATtggaattataattataattatttaacttTCAGaagattcttattagtttttcgttttaatcattagtttattaatttaaataatataactatttcaaactTCTAATTGgaattacaattataattattttaaacaagttaaggccaattattatttttatatgttgtcaGATGTTTTAAACTATATAGTTTCATTTTTCTCATTCATTCCAAGTTGTCTCGATTATAGTTTTTTGACATCTATATTTATGTATCAaacttttgatatttgttttctttttgttggagttctatgtttttcttctttctttgagtTTGGAAGACTATGAACAAATCAGTTTTATTACATGGAGTTTGAAATTATGAATTAGGTATTCTAAATTATTTCGGTAGTTATTACACGTGTATGTTTTACTGCTAtttaatctataagaaaatatgctttgatattaaatttaaagaGTTGTTTATGTAATCATGTTATGAACAtatgtttaatgttttagttttcaaatggctaaaatagatatttttttttgatgaccCTGGTATCCGAATGCCTCGAGAGGAATCCGACTAGCGCCTAATGACCGTCTCGGAAATCTGGGCATTGCCCGCCGAAAGCATCCAGGAGGGCTGGTGATCACCCTATGTTAAGCCACCAGTGGCTACGCGCAGCAGATCTAGGCTTCTCCGTATTGGGCCCAAAGATCCCTCAAGATAATCACCACAAATCTGCAAGAAGTAGCCTCGAACCCTCGACCTTGCGGACAACAGGAGGGAGCACATACCAGTTGACCACTGACACGTGgttaaaatagatatattttaatgaataattaaatttatcattatataattaaccataagttaacttaaatataaaactatcattatctattttttcttttattaaaagtaaacttaTGAAATATTAAGATAAGTAAATGTATGTATTAATCAAGTAAACCAatgaaatattgttattatctcaattcatttaaaaaaaaaattcttctaaaTTATCGTCgaactttagtttttttgtttaatttaaaaaaaattattacttgGATTTTATGTGTTTTactgttttgttttgataatttaatACATGTTTCTGATTCAAAAATACAAAGTAGATTAAGAAAAACTAACACATTCATACTTTACTttattgtgtaaaata
It encodes:
- the LOC108855527 gene encoding pentatricopeptide repeat-containing protein At5g42310, chloroplastic; this encodes MLLIQPPLVSSRFHSLYFITRPHHSFFQPPISAFSATASCSPSSSSSSSSSSSSSSTYFASEEEEDDEFSTVVRRRFDFSPLLKFLSRFGPVELVLESVNLEPTPAVTLDPVELELAESYKAVPAPYWHSLLKSLCSSRSSLGLAYAVVSWLEKHNLCFSYELLYSILIHALGRSEKLYEAFLLSQKQTLTPLTYNALIGACARNNDIDKALNLISRMRQDGYQSDFVNYSLVIQALTRSNKIDSALLHSLYREIKHDKLELDVQLVNDLIMGFAKSGDPSRALQLLGMAQSTGLSAKTATLVSIISALANSGRTLEAEALFEELRQSGIKPRTKAYNALLRGYVKTGPLRDAESMVSEMEKSGVSPDEHTYSLLIDAYVNAGRWESARIVLKEMEAGDVQPNSFVFSRLLAGYRDRGEWQKTFQVLKEMKSIGVKPDRQFYNVVIDTFGKFNCLDHAMTTFDRMLSEGIEPDRVTWNTLIDCHCKHGRHIVAQEMFEAMEKRGCLPCATTYNIMINSYGDQERWDDMKRLLGKMKSQGVLPNVVTHTTLVDVYGKSGRFNDAIDCLEEMKSVGLKPSSTMYNALINAYAQRGLSEQAVNAFRVMTSDGLKPSLLALNSLINAFGEDRRDAEAFAVLQYMKENGVNPDVVTYTTLMKALIRVDKFQKVPGVYEEMIMSGCKPDRKARSMLRSALRYMKQTLRAS